Proteins encoded within one genomic window of Kibdelosporangium phytohabitans:
- a CDS encoding ThuA domain-containing protein, with product MRRRMTAVLAAVSLILGLLPALAQAQLAPAFRALLFTETAGYRHDSIPAGVAMFKQMATDNNFELVHTEDSTIFNDSALAGFQVVIMFQTSGMVWDTDAQRQAVQKYVANGGGIAAVHNATDMGIEDTFPWWDDLVNAGAHMPTHSPGVLQGTAKVADHQHASTSGLPDRWQRAEEWYNFDKNIRGKAHVLVTADEKTYNPGPDAMGADHPISWCRDVGLAKVWSTAMGHPQGAYSEPLFAQHLLGGVKTAAKAVPSDCSATVDSAFEKVPLDTSTKAPTALTVAPDGRVYYTEILGQIKVYDPATGTTPVALELPVYSGGEDGIIGITVDPAFATNHWLYINYSPPGSAEVNRVSRFTAHGNHIDPASEVKILEVPASRREEPGHTGGYLTFGPGGNLYVGVGDDTNPFQSSGYAPIDERPGRDLFDAQKTAANTNDLRGKILRIHPEPAGGYTIPAGNMFAPGTAKTRPEIYAMGFRNPFRFSVDTDGTIHMADYGPDARDANPSRGPDGKVEWNIIRSPGYYGWPYCVANNTPYNDFDFATNTSGAKFDCAALKNDSPNNTGRTDLPAARAADVHYGYGASPEFPELATGGGAPMAGPVYRFDPNLQSERKFPPYYDGKPFFYEWARNRIFTFGLDSPGGLLKIDPWLTNQRLFAPMDMRFGPDGAMYLLEWGEGYGRDNPDSGLYRIDYNQGNRRPVVQASATPSSGGVPLEVKFSSAGSSDPEGTPIEFTWTFGDGGTSAEANPTHTFTTRGAYNVHLEVTDATGKSGSTNVTVSVGNTAPAVAITRPVNGGFFDFGDRVPFNVKVTDPEDGQIDCGRVTVSPALGHDSHAHPTDPIKACKGSFPTVLDSGHADANIFYSVDASYTDNGGPGVPPLIGRATHVLQPKHKQAEYFNNSSGIRIVPQSGAESGRRIGDISNGDWISFKPVNFTGIDQLRLRASSPTGGGSVELRAGSVTGQLMATVPVPNTGGWDNYVLLPPVNIAKPAGTTELFMVFRGDRPSPFDLDSMTFVGNGVVDRQAPATALSSGTPDGKDGWYITAPAVTLAATDDSAVASTEYSVDGGAWTAYTAPFTVPDGTHVVRYRSTDVSGNVETERSTEFKVDTASPALSLTGLDPGGVYGSSQQVDVVWNATDTGSGVASSSVTLDGTPLPPGKLSLHALPLGAHAAEITAVDKAGRTSLYRIGFTVRTSAVDLRALVQRFAPSRTGDLVPMVDQAEQLAAAGRKHAASVAMSVFRIDVRLTIADRTVSTLLDRDARALAEQWRS from the coding sequence ATGCGCAGACGTATGACCGCGGTGCTGGCCGCGGTGTCGCTGATCCTCGGCCTGTTGCCAGCGTTGGCGCAGGCACAACTGGCACCGGCTTTCCGTGCCCTGCTGTTCACCGAGACCGCGGGGTACCGGCACGACTCGATCCCCGCCGGTGTCGCGATGTTCAAGCAGATGGCCACCGACAACAACTTCGAGCTCGTGCACACCGAGGACTCGACGATCTTCAACGACTCGGCACTGGCCGGGTTCCAGGTCGTGATCATGTTCCAGACCTCGGGCATGGTGTGGGACACCGACGCGCAACGCCAGGCCGTGCAGAAGTACGTGGCAAACGGCGGTGGCATCGCGGCGGTCCACAACGCGACCGACATGGGCATCGAGGACACGTTCCCGTGGTGGGACGACCTGGTCAACGCCGGTGCGCACATGCCGACCCACTCCCCCGGTGTGCTGCAGGGCACGGCGAAGGTCGCCGACCACCAGCACGCCTCGACTTCCGGCCTGCCGGACCGCTGGCAGCGCGCCGAGGAGTGGTACAACTTCGACAAGAACATCCGCGGCAAGGCGCACGTCCTGGTGACCGCGGACGAGAAGACCTACAACCCCGGCCCGGACGCGATGGGCGCCGACCACCCGATCTCGTGGTGCCGTGACGTCGGGCTGGCCAAGGTGTGGTCCACGGCGATGGGGCACCCGCAGGGCGCGTACAGCGAGCCGTTGTTCGCCCAGCACCTGCTCGGCGGCGTGAAGACCGCGGCGAAGGCGGTCCCGTCGGACTGTTCGGCCACTGTGGACAGCGCGTTCGAGAAGGTTCCGCTGGACACCAGCACCAAGGCGCCGACCGCGTTGACGGTCGCACCCGACGGCCGGGTGTACTACACCGAGATCCTCGGGCAGATCAAGGTCTACGACCCGGCGACCGGCACCACACCGGTCGCACTGGAGCTGCCGGTGTACTCCGGCGGCGAGGACGGCATCATCGGGATCACCGTCGACCCGGCGTTCGCCACCAACCACTGGCTCTACATCAACTACTCGCCGCCGGGCAGCGCCGAAGTCAACCGGGTGTCCCGGTTCACCGCGCACGGCAACCACATCGACCCAGCGTCCGAGGTGAAGATCCTCGAAGTGCCCGCGTCCCGGCGCGAGGAACCCGGGCACACCGGCGGGTACCTGACGTTCGGGCCGGGCGGGAACCTGTACGTCGGCGTCGGCGACGACACGAACCCGTTCCAGTCCAGCGGTTACGCGCCGATCGACGAACGGCCCGGCCGTGACCTGTTCGACGCGCAGAAGACCGCGGCCAACACCAACGACCTGCGCGGCAAGATCCTGCGCATCCACCCGGAGCCGGCCGGCGGGTACACGATCCCGGCGGGCAACATGTTCGCGCCGGGTACCGCGAAGACGCGGCCGGAGATCTACGCGATGGGGTTCCGCAACCCGTTCCGGTTCTCCGTGGACACCGACGGCACGATCCACATGGCCGACTACGGGCCCGACGCGCGGGACGCCAACCCGAGTCGTGGCCCGGACGGCAAGGTGGAGTGGAACATCATCCGCTCCCCCGGTTACTACGGCTGGCCGTACTGCGTGGCCAACAACACCCCGTACAACGACTTCGACTTCGCCACGAACACCTCCGGCGCGAAGTTCGACTGCGCCGCGCTGAAGAACGACTCGCCCAACAACACCGGCCGCACCGACCTGCCCGCGGCACGCGCGGCGGACGTCCACTACGGTTACGGCGCCTCGCCGGAGTTCCCCGAACTGGCCACCGGTGGCGGCGCGCCGATGGCCGGGCCGGTCTACCGCTTCGACCCGAACCTGCAGTCGGAGCGCAAGTTCCCGCCGTACTACGACGGGAAGCCGTTCTTCTACGAATGGGCCCGCAACCGGATCTTCACCTTCGGCCTCGACTCACCGGGCGGGTTGCTCAAGATCGACCCGTGGCTGACCAACCAGCGGCTGTTCGCGCCGATGGACATGCGGTTCGGGCCGGACGGCGCGATGTACCTGCTGGAGTGGGGCGAGGGCTACGGCCGTGACAACCCCGACTCCGGGCTCTACCGGATCGACTACAACCAGGGCAATCGCCGTCCGGTCGTGCAGGCGTCGGCGACGCCGTCGTCCGGCGGTGTGCCGTTGGAGGTGAAGTTCTCCAGCGCGGGGTCGTCGGACCCGGAGGGCACGCCGATCGAGTTCACGTGGACGTTCGGTGACGGCGGCACGTCGGCCGAGGCGAACCCGACGCACACGTTCACCACCCGCGGCGCGTACAACGTGCACCTGGAGGTCACGGACGCGACCGGGAAGTCCGGGTCGACCAACGTGACCGTGTCGGTCGGGAACACGGCTCCGGCCGTGGCCATCACCAGGCCGGTGAACGGCGGGTTCTTCGACTTCGGCGACCGGGTTCCGTTCAACGTCAAGGTGACCGACCCGGAGGACGGTCAGATCGACTGCGGCCGTGTCACAGTCAGCCCGGCGCTCGGGCACGACTCGCACGCCCACCCGACGGATCCGATCAAGGCGTGCAAGGGATCGTTCCCGACCGTGCTCGACTCCGGGCACGCGGACGCGAACATCTTCTACTCGGTGGACGCCTCGTACACCGACAACGGCGGCCCAGGCGTGCCACCGCTGATCGGACGGGCGACGCACGTGTTGCAGCCCAAGCACAAGCAGGCCGAGTACTTCAACAACTCGTCCGGTATCCGGATCGTGCCGCAGTCCGGGGCGGAGTCCGGGCGGCGGATCGGGGACATCTCGAACGGCGACTGGATCTCGTTCAAGCCGGTCAACTTCACCGGCATCGACCAGCTCAGGCTGCGGGCCTCGTCGCCGACCGGCGGCGGATCGGTGGAACTGCGGGCGGGGTCTGTCACCGGCCAGCTGATGGCGACGGTGCCGGTGCCCAACACCGGCGGCTGGGACAACTACGTGCTCCTGCCTCCGGTGAACATCGCGAAACCGGCTGGGACGACCGAGTTGTTCATGGTGTTCCGCGGTGACCGGCCGAGTCCGTTCGACCTGGACTCGATGACGTTCGTGGGCAACGGTGTCGTCGACCGCCAGGCCCCGGCGACGGCGCTGTCCTCGGGCACGCCCGACGGCAAGGACGGCTGGTACATCACCGCGCCCGCGGTCACGCTCGCGGCGACCGACGACTCCGCGGTGGCCTCCACTGAGTACAGTGTGGACGGCGGAGCGTGGACCGCTTACACCGCGCCGTTCACAGTGCCCGACGGGACGCACGTGGTCCGGTACCGCTCGACGGACGTCTCGGGCAACGTCGAAACCGAACGTTCCACCGAATTCAAGGTGGACACGGCATCGCCGGCGTTGTCGTTGACGGGCCTCGATCCGGGTGGTGTGTACGGCTCGTCCCAGCAGGTCGATGTCGTGTGGAACGCCACCGACACCGGCTCGGGAGTGGCGTCCAGCTCGGTGACTCTCGACGGAACGCCTCTCCCGCCGGGGAAGTTGTCGCTGCACGCGTTGCCGTTGGGTGCGCACGCGGCTGAGATCACCGCTGTGGACAAGGCCGGGCGCACGTCGTTGTACCGGATCGGTTTCACCGTGCGGACTTCGGCCGTGGACCTGCGTGCGCTGGTCCAGCGGTTCGCGCCGAGCCGGACGGGTGATCTCGTCCCGATGGTCGACCAGGCCGAGCAGTTGGCCGCGGCGGGCCGCAAACACGCTGCTTCGGTGGCCATGTCGGTGTTCCGGATCGATGTCCGGCTGACCATCGCGGACCGGACGGTGTCGACCTTGCTGGATCGCGACGCACGGGCGTTGGCCGAACAATGGCGATCATGA
- a CDS encoding isopenicillin N synthase family dioxygenase, with product MSISVIDIEPLVTGRAPGAVAAAIGEACRTGGFFYIAGHGVDEDLQDRLERLSREFFAQDTATKMKIRMRHGGRAWRGYFPVGGELTSGQPDRKEGLYFGAELPSDDRPLHGPNLFPSPEFRETVLAYLTALTGVGHALMRGIALSLDLGHDYFAERYTADPLILFRIFNYPPGGDEAWGVGEHTDYGLLTILKQDDNGGLQVKSQDRWIAADPIPSTFVCNIGDMLDRLTGGHYRSTPHRVIGTRDRDRLSWPFFFDPNFDADVRAVGQRVLAPHTRWDGADVHDFEGTYGDYLLAKVSKVFPQLNDQVHDR from the coding sequence ATGAGCATTTCCGTGATCGACATCGAGCCGCTGGTCACCGGGCGGGCACCGGGTGCGGTCGCGGCGGCGATCGGCGAGGCGTGCCGCACCGGCGGCTTCTTCTACATCGCGGGCCACGGCGTCGACGAAGACCTGCAGGACCGCCTCGAACGGCTCAGCCGCGAGTTCTTCGCCCAGGACACCGCCACGAAGATGAAGATCCGGATGCGGCACGGCGGACGCGCGTGGCGCGGGTACTTCCCAGTCGGCGGCGAACTCACCTCGGGACAGCCGGACCGCAAGGAAGGCCTGTACTTCGGCGCCGAACTGCCATCCGACGACCGGCCGCTGCACGGACCCAACCTGTTCCCCTCGCCCGAGTTCCGCGAGACCGTGCTCGCCTACCTGACCGCGTTGACCGGCGTCGGGCACGCGCTGATGCGCGGCATCGCGTTGAGCCTCGATCTCGGCCACGACTACTTCGCCGAGCGGTACACCGCCGACCCGCTGATCCTGTTCCGGATCTTCAACTACCCACCGGGCGGTGACGAAGCGTGGGGCGTCGGCGAACACACCGACTACGGCCTGCTCACCATCCTCAAACAGGACGACAACGGCGGCCTGCAGGTGAAGTCGCAGGACCGCTGGATCGCCGCGGACCCGATCCCCAGCACGTTCGTGTGCAACATCGGCGACATGCTCGACCGGCTGACCGGCGGCCACTACCGCTCCACCCCGCACCGGGTGATCGGCACCCGTGATCGCGACCGCCTGTCGTGGCCGTTCTTCTTCGACCCGAACTTCGACGCCGACGTGCGAGCGGTCGGACAGCGGGTGCTGGCCCCGCACACGCGCTGGGACGGCGCCGACGTGCACGACTTCGAAGGCACGTACGGCGACTACCTCCTGGCGAAGGTCTCGAAGGTGTTCCCGCAGCTCAACGACCAAGTTCACGATCGCTGA
- a CDS encoding TetR-like C-terminal domain-containing protein, with the protein MLAAVRHEFATPHAEIDTGTLRDDLLAQATALTARLGQHAGVLSGLPIAIRDNGELGRLVRAGIVDRDREIMTGVIDRRSPAANCADRSTRSSPACRCRCCSPGSCCWTSHWTSRT; encoded by the coding sequence GTGCTCGCCGCCGTCCGGCACGAGTTCGCCACACCGCACGCCGAGATCGACACCGGCACCCTCCGCGACGACCTGCTGGCGCAGGCCACCGCGCTCACCGCACGCCTGGGACAGCACGCCGGAGTGCTGTCCGGGCTGCCGATCGCGATCCGCGACAACGGTGAACTGGGCCGTCTCGTGCGGGCGGGCATCGTCGACCGGGACCGGGAGATCATGACCGGCGTGATCGACCGGCGATCGCCCGCGGCGAACTGCGCGGACCGGTCGACGAGATCGTCGCCAGCGTGCCGATGTCGTTGCTGTTCGCCAGGATCCTGCTGCTGGACGAGCCATTGGACGAGCCGTACCTGA
- a CDS encoding TetR/AcrR family transcriptional regulator, translating to MVVYAGQGENKRTMALLWRAHGAVQDAEKVNPGPKQGLSVDEIVDAAIGLADTEGMNAVSMRTVGKVLGRSGMALYTYVPSKGELVDLMHDRALGELPTQYDVSRGWRPAVVAWANDLWAFFLRHPWVLQVSSARPVLGPNEFASMDTLVRLFDGVELPALLLRRIVGTLASFVRGSVQTIAESRQAPGATGISDEDWWYARSAALQAVVPDFAERYSALIRLETEGATPPDDDCTPYMERESTEQFKAGLEVLLDGIDASITKAAASAGDCAGAT from the coding sequence GTGGTCGTCTACGCCGGTCAAGGCGAGAACAAGCGGACTATGGCCCTGCTGTGGCGGGCTCACGGCGCCGTGCAGGACGCCGAGAAGGTCAACCCGGGGCCCAAACAGGGCCTGAGTGTCGACGAGATCGTCGACGCGGCGATCGGGCTCGCCGACACCGAGGGCATGAACGCGGTCTCCATGCGGACCGTGGGCAAGGTGCTCGGCCGCAGCGGCATGGCGCTCTACACGTACGTGCCCAGCAAAGGCGAACTCGTCGACCTGATGCACGACCGTGCCCTCGGCGAACTGCCGACGCAGTACGACGTCTCCCGGGGATGGCGGCCCGCGGTCGTCGCATGGGCGAACGACCTCTGGGCGTTCTTCCTGCGCCACCCCTGGGTGCTGCAGGTCTCGTCCGCGCGGCCGGTGCTGGGGCCCAACGAGTTCGCCTCGATGGACACGCTGGTCCGGTTGTTCGACGGCGTCGAACTGCCCGCGCTGCTGTTGCGCCGGATCGTCGGCACGCTGGCCAGTTTCGTGCGGGGATCCGTGCAGACGATCGCGGAATCCCGGCAGGCACCGGGCGCGACGGGGATCTCCGACGAGGACTGGTGGTACGCGCGGTCCGCGGCGCTGCAAGCGGTCGTCCCGGACTTCGCCGAGCGCTACTCCGCCTTGATCCGGCTGGAAACCGAGGGCGCGACACCACCGGACGACGACTGCACGCCCTACATGGAACGGGAAAGCACCGAGCAGTTCAAAGCCGGCCTCGAAGTGCTGCTCGACGGGATCGACGCGTCGATCACGAAGGCAGCAGCGAGCGCCGGGGATTGCGCTGGTGCCACCTGA
- a CDS encoding class I SAM-dependent methyltransferase: MSDIDWGTGSYESVAPQLLPAAHAAVDLADPRPGQRLVDVGCGTGNAALVAAQRQGVHVTGVDPAERLLEVARAKAGELGVAADFRPGEAAATALPDGFADVVLSVFAVIFAPDVTAAAAELARITAPDGRIVLTAWVPEGVMADGMRTIGEAFATVAGAPGGAGFAWHEQSEVRALFGAHGFEVTMRERALAFTAPSPEGYWKMAVEDHPFWLAARPVLAEHGVLDEVQGQVMDVLRAGNEDPGAYRTTSRYRLMSAVR, translated from the coding sequence ATGAGCGATATCGACTGGGGGACCGGGTCGTACGAGAGCGTCGCGCCGCAGCTGCTGCCCGCCGCGCACGCTGCCGTCGACCTCGCCGATCCACGGCCCGGACAGCGGCTCGTGGATGTCGGCTGTGGCACGGGCAACGCCGCATTGGTTGCGGCTCAACGGCAAGGTGTGCACGTCACCGGCGTCGACCCGGCGGAGCGGTTGCTCGAGGTGGCTCGGGCCAAGGCCGGTGAACTGGGGGTGGCGGCCGACTTCCGGCCCGGGGAGGCCGCGGCGACCGCGTTGCCGGACGGGTTCGCCGATGTCGTGCTCTCGGTTTTCGCGGTGATCTTCGCGCCGGACGTCACCGCCGCTGCCGCCGAGCTGGCGCGGATCACCGCGCCGGACGGCCGGATCGTGCTGACCGCGTGGGTGCCCGAAGGGGTCATGGCCGACGGGATGCGGACGATCGGGGAGGCGTTCGCCACGGTGGCCGGTGCTCCGGGTGGCGCGGGGTTCGCGTGGCACGAGCAGAGCGAGGTGCGGGCGTTGTTCGGCGCGCACGGCTTCGAGGTGACGATGCGGGAGCGGGCGCTCGCGTTCACCGCGCCCTCGCCCGAGGGGTACTGGAAGATGGCTGTGGAGGATCATCCGTTCTGGCTCGCCGCCCGGCCTGTGCTGGCCGAGCACGGCGTGCTGGACGAGGTGCAGGGCCAGGTCATGGATGTGCTGCGGGCGGGCAACGAGGATCCGGGCGCGTATCGGACGACGTCGCGGTATCGCCTCATGTCGGCGGTGCGGTGA
- a CDS encoding AAA family ATPase codes for MIDPAPTVYLLAGLPGSGKTTYANTLRRRGVVRLSVDEQVIAAHGRLGKDYPETEHLALLRPITDAVRRQLATLVQNGQSVVLDHGLGTKAERDAYKDLVTRHGGRWRLIHFPVARAELLRRLAVRNDDAESGLISPEVLDWIAEHSEEPVGEGEELPDSDLRPDC; via the coding sequence GTGATCGACCCGGCACCCACCGTCTACCTGCTCGCGGGGCTGCCCGGGTCGGGAAAGACGACGTACGCGAACACTCTGCGGCGCCGGGGCGTGGTCAGACTGTCGGTGGACGAGCAGGTCATCGCCGCGCATGGCCGGCTCGGCAAGGACTACCCGGAAACGGAACACCTTGCCCTGCTGCGTCCCATCACCGACGCGGTCCGGCGGCAGCTGGCCACCCTCGTCCAGAATGGACAGTCGGTGGTCCTTGACCACGGACTCGGCACCAAGGCCGAACGAGACGCCTACAAAGACCTGGTCACGCGGCACGGCGGCCGGTGGCGGCTGATCCACTTCCCAGTCGCGCGAGCGGAGTTGCTGCGTCGGCTCGCCGTGCGCAACGACGACGCCGAGTCCGGACTGATCTCACCGGAAGTGCTGGACTGGATCGCCGAGCACTCCGAGGAACCCGTCGGCGAGGGAGAAGAGCTGCCGGACTCCGATCTGCGACCGGACTGCTAG
- a CDS encoding helix-turn-helix domain-containing protein, whose product MARNPAQLSVISVIAASLQRERRRVGLSLAELARRAGVAKSTLSQLESGSGNPSVETLWALCVALDVTFAQMVEPPQPEVQVIRASEGAVIPAEHANYVAKVLSACPPHARRDIYLVTVQPGAAHDSAPHRAGTYEHVILSTGRALTGVLDSPVEIGPGDYAGYPADVPHTFRALEPDTVAVVISESV is encoded by the coding sequence ATGGCGCGGAACCCGGCGCAACTCTCGGTGATCTCGGTGATCGCGGCCTCACTGCAGCGCGAACGCCGCCGAGTGGGCCTGTCACTGGCGGAACTGGCCCGCCGGGCAGGAGTGGCGAAGTCGACGCTGTCCCAGCTGGAGTCGGGATCGGGGAACCCGAGCGTGGAAACCCTGTGGGCACTGTGCGTGGCGCTGGACGTGACCTTCGCCCAGATGGTGGAGCCACCGCAGCCCGAGGTCCAGGTGATCCGCGCGAGCGAAGGCGCGGTGATCCCCGCGGAACACGCGAACTACGTGGCGAAAGTCCTCTCGGCCTGCCCGCCCCACGCCCGCCGCGACATCTACCTCGTCACAGTGCAACCGGGCGCAGCACACGACTCGGCCCCGCACCGCGCCGGAACATACGAGCACGTCATCCTCAGCACAGGCCGTGCCCTCACTGGCGTGCTGGACTCACCCGTGGAGATCGGCCCCGGCGACTACGCCGGCTACCCCGCCGACGTGCCGCACACGTTCAGGGCGCTCGAACCGGACACGGTCGCGGTGGTGATCTCCGAATCCGTCTAG
- a CDS encoding AzlC family ABC transporter permease, translating into MRSLWRTLDRALARDIALVCVACAFVGVSFGAITVSSGLPVWLPTLMSVAVFAGASQFMFVAIIASGGGLVAAVVTGLLVNTRLLPLGFAVGDVISGNWRQRLFGSHITTDEVAAFTMAQRDPGTRRAAFWGCGLGLFASWNLGVLLGAFGGTVIKDTNVFGLDAAFPAVLLALVLPSLKDGPTRRAAAVGVVIALATSPFLTAGAPVLLALVGVLASLGGDRFAAKKVAT; encoded by the coding sequence ATGCGTTCGTTATGGAGAACCCTGGATCGAGCACTGGCGCGTGACATCGCGCTGGTGTGCGTGGCCTGCGCTTTCGTCGGCGTCTCGTTCGGCGCCATCACGGTCAGCTCGGGCCTGCCGGTATGGCTGCCGACGCTCATGTCGGTCGCCGTGTTCGCCGGCGCCTCCCAGTTCATGTTCGTCGCGATCATCGCCTCGGGTGGCGGCCTGGTCGCCGCCGTGGTCACCGGGCTGCTGGTGAACACGCGGCTGCTGCCGCTCGGGTTCGCGGTCGGCGACGTGATCAGCGGGAACTGGCGGCAACGACTGTTCGGCAGCCACATCACCACCGATGAGGTCGCCGCGTTCACGATGGCCCAGCGCGATCCGGGCACGCGCCGGGCCGCCTTCTGGGGGTGCGGCCTCGGCCTGTTCGCCTCCTGGAACCTCGGCGTCCTGCTCGGCGCGTTCGGTGGCACGGTCATCAAGGACACCAACGTCTTCGGCTTGGACGCAGCGTTCCCCGCGGTACTGCTCGCGCTGGTGCTGCCGTCGCTCAAGGACGGGCCAACGCGCCGTGCAGCCGCCGTCGGTGTGGTCATCGCGTTGGCCACGTCGCCGTTCCTGACCGCGGGTGCGCCCGTATTGCTTGCCCTGGTTGGCGTGCTCGCCAGCCTCGGGGGCGACAGATTCGCCGCGAAGAAGGTGGCCACATGA
- a CDS encoding AzlD domain-containing protein — MMLVLAVVVLAVGTLAFRLAGPTLRARVEISPRIETLMMVSVAVLFAALVATSSLVENQAFAGYARPAGVLVGGVLAWRKAPFVAVVLAAAGTAAVLRLLGVP; from the coding sequence ATGATGCTCGTTCTCGCGGTTGTGGTGCTGGCCGTGGGCACGCTCGCCTTCCGCCTCGCCGGTCCGACGCTGCGAGCGCGCGTCGAGATCTCACCGAGGATCGAGACGCTGATGATGGTGAGCGTCGCTGTGTTGTTCGCGGCGCTTGTCGCCACGTCATCCCTGGTGGAAAACCAGGCGTTCGCTGGGTACGCCCGCCCGGCGGGGGTGCTCGTCGGCGGTGTGCTGGCGTGGCGGAAGGCCCCGTTTGTCGCGGTTGTCCTCGCCGCCGCTGGGACCGCCGCGGTGTTGCGGCTGCTCGGGGTGCCCTGA
- a CDS encoding winged helix-turn-helix domain-containing protein encodes MAELPARMRVRDAALMRALAHPLRAELLTYLMAVGPRTASECATAVGSTASNCSWHLRQLAGFGLVERAEGGNSRDKPWRATQVGLEFEEFSPDPATHAAQLAVLGANAAGDQVLTQRFVDSVDVLEPEWQRTSGLNTYSLRVNAAELAELTMAIDSLLRPYVTTIRPDAPPDARPVHASWRAFPRIEADGTPSS; translated from the coding sequence ATGGCCGAGTTGCCCGCACGGATGCGAGTCCGGGACGCCGCGCTGATGCGGGCGCTGGCCCATCCCCTGCGCGCCGAGCTGCTCACGTACCTGATGGCCGTGGGGCCACGTACGGCGAGCGAGTGCGCCACCGCGGTCGGCTCGACGGCTTCCAACTGCAGCTGGCACCTGCGTCAACTGGCGGGCTTCGGCCTGGTCGAACGCGCGGAGGGCGGCAACAGCCGCGACAAGCCGTGGCGTGCCACGCAGGTCGGGCTGGAGTTCGAGGAGTTCAGCCCGGACCCGGCCACCCATGCCGCGCAGCTGGCCGTCCTCGGCGCCAACGCCGCGGGCGACCAGGTCCTGACGCAGCGGTTCGTCGACAGCGTCGACGTGCTCGAGCCCGAATGGCAGCGGACGTCCGGCCTGAACACCTACTCGCTGCGGGTCAACGCGGCCGAGCTCGCCGAGCTGACTATGGCCATCGACTCGTTGCTGCGGCCATACGTGACGACGATCAGGCCGGACGCACCGCCGGACGCCCGGCCGGTGCACGCGAGCTGGCGTGCGTTCCCGAGGATCGAAGCCGACGGGACGCCGAGCTCATGA